One part of the Thiothrix nivea DSM 5205 genome encodes these proteins:
- a CDS encoding LysR family transcriptional regulator: protein MSRLEYMENFVAVVDSGSITAAADKLELTIAAVSKRLKILETDLGVRLLTRNTRQLALTEAGQYYYQHCREILEEVSRVDQHLLAMQGTLSGSLRINMPMTYGKVRLSKLLIRFLQQYPDIHLATHLDDAYTDAASGDYDVVIRIGVLDDSRLIARKLENARLLPVAAPVYLERNGIPQTPANLGKHQCLHYTNASLREGWTFHDQEGRAHNVQVSGPLCANNGEVLKQAAVAGLGIALLPDFELANELKSGELVQILNDYSAQTISVYAVYPSRQFLPEKTRALVEFLIQEVQKP, encoded by the coding sequence ATGAGCCGTTTGGAGTATATGGAAAATTTTGTGGCGGTTGTCGATAGCGGCAGCATCACTGCTGCAGCCGATAAACTGGAATTGACCATTGCCGCCGTCAGCAAACGCCTGAAAATCCTCGAAACCGATCTTGGCGTGCGGTTGCTGACCCGCAATACCCGCCAGCTAGCCCTGACTGAAGCCGGGCAGTATTACTACCAGCACTGCCGTGAAATCCTCGAAGAGGTGAGTCGGGTCGATCAGCACCTGCTGGCGATGCAGGGCACGCTCAGTGGTTCACTGCGTATCAATATGCCGATGACTTACGGTAAGGTGCGTCTGTCGAAACTGTTGATCCGCTTCCTGCAACAATACCCGGACATCCATCTGGCTACCCATCTGGATGATGCTTATACCGATGCAGCCAGCGGCGACTACGATGTGGTTATCCGCATTGGTGTGCTGGATGATTCCCGCCTGATTGCCCGCAAGCTGGAAAATGCGCGCCTGCTGCCGGTGGCTGCGCCTGTTTATCTGGAGCGTAATGGCATTCCGCAAACCCCGGCGAATCTTGGCAAGCACCAGTGCCTGCATTACACCAACGCCAGCCTGCGCGAAGGTTGGACTTTCCATGATCAGGAGGGCAGGGCGCATAACGTGCAGGTCAGCGGCCCGTTGTGCGCCAACAACGGTGAGGTACTGAAACAGGCGGCAGTGGCGGGGCTGGGGATTGCGCTGCTGCCCGATTTCGAGCTGGCGAATGAGCTGAAAAGCGGCGAACTGGTACAAATCCTGAATGATTATTCCGCGCAAACGATCAGCGTGTACGCGGTTTACCCCTCGCGCCAGTTCCTGCCGGAAAAGACGCGGGCGTTGGTGGAATTCCTGATTCAGGAGGTGCAAAAACCGTAG
- a CDS encoding DedA family protein translates to MLHDFINWVLATVEAWGYLGIFIAMALESTVFPVPSELVVIPAGMLAYQGKLSLTGVILASTFGSLLGATVNYVFAMWVGRPFLEKYGKYFFVRPPLLHKTDAFFTKHGAISTFTGRLIPGIRHLISLPAGLVRMNFASFAFYTTVGAGLWSIVLALFGYFIGGSQEVIAENKMLIVLGTLAFVALVLVGYYFWQKRQPT, encoded by the coding sequence ATGTTGCATGATTTCATCAACTGGGTGTTGGCTACAGTTGAGGCTTGGGGGTATCTGGGGATTTTCATCGCGATGGCGCTGGAGTCCACCGTTTTTCCGGTGCCGAGTGAATTGGTGGTGATTCCGGCTGGCATGTTAGCCTACCAGGGGAAACTGAGCCTGACCGGCGTCATTCTGGCCTCCACTTTTGGCAGCCTGCTCGGCGCAACTGTCAACTACGTGTTCGCCATGTGGGTAGGCCGTCCGTTTCTGGAAAAGTACGGCAAGTATTTCTTCGTGCGCCCGCCATTGCTGCATAAAACAGATGCGTTTTTCACCAAACATGGGGCGATTTCCACCTTCACCGGGCGTTTGATTCCCGGTATCCGCCACCTGATTTCCTTGCCTGCCGGACTGGTGCGGATGAATTTTGCCTCCTTCGCGTTTTACACCACAGTTGGGGCTGGCCTGTGGTCAATCGTGCTGGCGCTGTTTGGCTATTTCATCGGCGGCAGCCAGGAAGTCATCGCTGAAAACAAGATGCTGATCGTGCTGGGGACACTGGCATTCGTGGCACTGGTGCTGGTGGGTTATTACTTCTGGCAGAAACGGCAACCAACCTGA
- a CDS encoding PhoH family protein, whose product MSPVHAPHTHEKRLFVLDTNVLMHDPTALFRFQEHDIFLPMVVLEELDRGKKGVSEVARNVRQVSRFLDDLISAAGEDSIRAGVEIATDFLRLNNGKGPTGKLLFQTETLNGQLPTNLPGDSPDNSILSVALSLQSKFPERDVILVSKDINLRIKATIVGLKAEDYFNDQVLDDADLLPTGFHELPADFWDGHSKEMKSWQEQGHTFYKLVGPMTDDWLPGHFLAMPGDSPFEAIVREKSPDHAVIETIRDFTETRHAVWGITARNREQNFALNLLMDPEIDIVTLLGAAGTGKTLLTLAAGLAQLLDEQLYKEIIMTRVTVPVGEDIGFLPGTEEEKMTPWMGALMDNLEVLTQPANGGKWGRTATDEFLMSKIKVKSLNFMRGRTFLNRYIIIDEAQNLTPKQMKTLITRAGPGTKVVCLGNIAQIDTPYLTETSSGLTYVVDRFKGWPHGGHVTLQRGERSRLADYASDHL is encoded by the coding sequence ATGAGTCCAGTACACGCCCCCCACACCCACGAAAAACGCCTGTTTGTCCTCGACACCAATGTGCTGATGCACGACCCCACCGCCCTGTTCCGCTTCCAGGAACATGACATATTCCTGCCGATGGTGGTGCTGGAAGAACTCGACCGTGGCAAGAAAGGCGTCTCGGAAGTGGCACGCAACGTGCGCCAGGTCAGCCGCTTTCTGGACGACCTGATTTCGGCGGCGGGCGAAGACTCGATCCGCGCAGGGGTAGAGATTGCGACCGACTTCCTGCGCCTGAACAATGGCAAGGGGCCAACCGGCAAACTGCTGTTCCAGACCGAAACGCTGAACGGGCAACTGCCCACCAACCTGCCGGGCGATTCACCGGACAACTCCATCCTCAGCGTCGCCCTCAGTTTGCAAAGCAAATTCCCGGAGCGCGATGTCATCCTGGTATCCAAGGACATCAACCTGCGCATCAAGGCGACCATTGTCGGCCTGAAAGCGGAAGATTATTTCAACGATCAGGTGCTGGATGATGCTGACCTGTTGCCAACCGGTTTCCACGAACTGCCTGCCGACTTTTGGGACGGGCATTCCAAAGAAATGAAATCCTGGCAGGAACAGGGGCATACCTTCTACAAACTGGTCGGGCCGATGACGGACGACTGGCTGCCGGGGCATTTCCTGGCCATGCCGGGCGATTCCCCATTTGAAGCCATTGTGCGTGAAAAATCCCCCGATCATGCCGTGATCGAAACCATCCGTGACTTTACCGAGACGCGCCATGCGGTGTGGGGCATTACCGCGCGTAACCGCGAACAGAATTTTGCCCTCAACCTGCTGATGGATCCGGAAATCGACATCGTGACCCTGCTGGGTGCTGCCGGTACAGGCAAGACCCTGTTGACGCTGGCGGCAGGTCTGGCGCAACTGCTGGATGAGCAGCTGTACAAGGAAATCATCATGACCCGCGTCACCGTCCCGGTCGGCGAAGACATCGGCTTCCTGCCCGGCACGGAAGAAGAAAAAATGACCCCGTGGATGGGTGCACTGATGGATAACCTGGAAGTGCTGACCCAACCGGCCAACGGCGGCAAGTGGGGCCGCACCGCCACCGACGAATTCCTGATGAGCAAGATCAAGGTCAAATCACTCAACTTCATGCGCGGGCGTACCTTCCTCAACCGCTACATCATTATCGATGAAGCGCAAAACCTGACGCCGAAACAGATGAAAACCCTGATCACCCGCGCAGGGCCAGGCACCAAGGTCGTGTGCCTTGGCAATATTGCCCAGATTGATACGCCATACTTGACGGAAACCTCCTCAGGGCTTACTTATGTGGTCGACCGTTTCAAGGGCTGGCCGCATGGCGGACATGTTACGCTGCAACGCGGGGAACGTTCGCGGCTGGCGGATTACGCTTCCGATCATTTGTAA
- a CDS encoding peroxiredoxin produces the protein MTTPIIGQSVADFEMAATSGQTFRLSDFKDKANVVLYFYPKDSTPGCTTEGQDFRDAYAQFQAADTAIFGISRDSLKSHENFKAKQSFPFELLSDKDEAICNLFDVIKLKNMYGKQVRGIERSTFLIDKQGILRHEWRKVTVKGHAEAVLAAAQSLS, from the coding sequence ATGACTACCCCAATCATAGGACAATCCGTCGCCGACTTTGAAATGGCCGCCACTTCCGGCCAGACTTTCCGCCTGTCTGATTTTAAGGACAAGGCCAATGTAGTCCTCTATTTTTATCCCAAGGACAGCACGCCCGGCTGCACGACTGAGGGACAGGATTTTCGTGATGCTTATGCGCAGTTTCAGGCAGCGGATACCGCAATATTCGGCATTTCCCGTGACAGCCTGAAATCCCATGAAAACTTCAAGGCCAAGCAGTCTTTCCCGTTCGAGTTGCTGTCAGACAAGGACGAGGCCATCTGCAACCTGTTCGATGTCATCAAGCTGAAAAACATGTATGGCAAACAGGTACGCGGCATTGAGCGCAGCACTTTCCTGATTGACAAACAGGGTATCCTGCGCCATGAATGGAGAAAAGTTACCGTCAAGGGTCACGCCGAAGCCGTACTGGCCGCTGCGCAATCCTTGTCCTGA
- the dapA gene encoding 4-hydroxy-tetrahydrodipicolinate synthase — protein sequence MFRGSMVALITPMTANGDIDEAALEALVAFHLENGTDAIVAVGTTGESATLDYQEHRHVVKRVVDLVAGKIPVIAGTGSNSTAEAIEMTEYAMQDGADACLLVTPYYNKPTQEGLYQHYKTIAERVAIPQILYNVPGRTACDLLPETVERLAPISNIVGIKEATGNLERAADILQRCGDRMDLYSGDDATAMDLILMGGKGNISVTANVVPKAIHELCAAALAGDRETAARINAPLEDLHKNLFLEPNPVPVKWALAQMGFGDERGIRLPLVPCSDAIKPQILAAMRKAGIEC from the coding sequence ATGTTTCGCGGCAGTATGGTGGCCCTCATTACCCCGATGACAGCCAACGGGGACATCGATGAGGCAGCATTGGAAGCCCTGGTGGCTTTTCATCTTGAAAATGGCACTGACGCCATTGTGGCGGTCGGTACAACTGGCGAGTCGGCAACCCTGGATTATCAGGAGCATCGTCATGTCGTGAAACGTGTGGTTGATCTGGTGGCGGGCAAGATTCCGGTGATTGCCGGTACTGGCTCCAACAGCACCGCCGAAGCGATCGAAATGACGGAATACGCGATGCAGGATGGCGCTGACGCCTGCCTGCTGGTGACGCCCTATTACAACAAGCCGACTCAGGAAGGTTTGTACCAGCATTACAAAACGATTGCTGAGCGGGTGGCGATTCCCCAGATCCTGTACAACGTGCCGGGGCGCACTGCCTGTGACCTGTTGCCGGAAACGGTTGAGCGTCTTGCGCCGATTTCCAATATCGTCGGCATCAAGGAAGCGACTGGCAATCTGGAACGGGCGGCAGACATCCTGCAACGCTGCGGCGACCGCATGGATCTGTACAGTGGCGATGATGCAACCGCGATGGATCTGATCCTGATGGGTGGCAAGGGCAATATTTCGGTGACTGCCAACGTTGTTCCCAAAGCCATACATGAACTGTGCGCTGCTGCGCTGGCAGGCGACCGTGAAACGGCTGCCCGCATCAATGCGCCGCTGGAAGACCTGCACAAAAACCTGTTCCTTGAACCCAACCCCGTGCCGGTGAAGTGGGCCTTGGCGCAGATGGGTTTTGGCGATGAACGTGGCATTCGTTTACCGCTTGTCCCTTGTTCCGATGCCATCAAGCCACAGATACTGGCGGCCATGCGTAAAGCGGGTATTGAGTGTTAG
- the bamC gene encoding outer membrane protein assembly factor BamC: MNPMTLLLSSRRALVIGSVLVLSACSGLSIDDVGERVDYKNNKSINSLEVPPDLNAPDYDATYAAIPGGAISASALMQGQAKSGVREVLPTNAAIQLMREGNVRWLQVAAPAEAVWPKLHEFWQTMGVAVKRDEPRIGVMETDWAENRAELPLDGIRKALGKAFANLYDAGSRDRFKIRLERPSAQVTNVFLSHERAEENVSGTGVKWEYVPAKPELEAEMLNRLMAFLQGGSPAQSATAPVAEVRQVSVQAAMTQLEGGQPALVVAGAANDTWIRTGVMLGRIGMSIEGQQRANGVYLASYNGGGSDRQQGFFSRLFKSERDMLKVGSRYQVQISDAGNRSLITVGDEEGNPLKPDVAKTLLERLKSEFER, translated from the coding sequence ATGAACCCCATGACTCTTCTTCTTTCTTCACGCCGTGCTTTGGTCATTGGCTCTGTCTTGGTATTGTCGGCCTGTTCCGGGCTGAGTATTGATGACGTTGGCGAAAGGGTTGATTACAAAAACAATAAAAGCATCAATTCGCTGGAAGTGCCCCCAGATCTGAATGCGCCAGATTATGATGCCACTTACGCCGCGATTCCTGGTGGGGCTATCAGCGCCAGCGCTTTGATGCAAGGGCAGGCAAAAAGTGGTGTCCGTGAAGTTCTGCCAACCAATGCTGCCATCCAGTTGATGCGCGAAGGCAATGTCCGCTGGTTACAGGTTGCAGCACCTGCGGAAGCTGTCTGGCCGAAATTGCATGAGTTCTGGCAAACCATGGGTGTGGCGGTCAAGCGCGATGAGCCGCGTATTGGTGTCATGGAAACCGACTGGGCAGAGAACCGGGCGGAGCTTCCGTTGGATGGTATCCGCAAGGCACTCGGCAAGGCATTTGCAAATTTATATGATGCTGGCAGCCGCGACCGCTTCAAAATCCGTCTGGAACGCCCATCAGCGCAAGTCACCAATGTTTTCCTCAGCCATGAGCGGGCGGAAGAAAATGTCAGTGGTACGGGTGTGAAATGGGAATATGTGCCTGCCAAGCCTGAGCTGGAAGCTGAAATGCTCAATCGTCTGATGGCATTCCTGCAAGGTGGCAGCCCAGCCCAGAGTGCCACGGCTCCGGTTGCTGAAGTGCGGCAGGTTTCGGTTCAGGCCGCCATGACGCAACTGGAAGGAGGGCAACCCGCGCTGGTGGTGGCTGGTGCTGCCAATGATACCTGGATTCGCACAGGCGTCATGCTGGGGCGTATCGGCATGAGTATCGAAGGTCAGCAACGCGCCAATGGCGTTTATCTCGCCAGTTACAACGGTGGTGGCAGCGACCGGCAGCAGGGCTTTTTCTCGCGCCTGTTCAAGTCCGAGCGTGACATGCTGAAAGTAGGCAGCCGCTACCAGGTGCAGATTTCTGATGCCGGCAACCGCAGCCTGATTACCGTAGGGGATGAAGAGGGCAATCCGCTCAAGCCGGATGTCGCCAAAACCTTGCTGGAACGCCTCAAATCCGAATTTGAGCGTTGA
- a CDS encoding MBL fold metallo-hydrolase: MLRFASLGSGSKGNGTLIESGKTRVLLDCGFTLGETERRLYRLGCPPQSLTAILVTHEHGDHAVGVGRLSRRYHLPVWLTVGTCHAMRDTQFSRTHYVNVHQEMEINDLHITPFPVPHDAREPCQFVFSNGSHRLGVLTDVGSHTPLIIQMLQKLDALMLECNYDAAMLANGPYPPSLKARVAGRYGHLDNKQSTHLLEQIDLSGLQHLVGMHLSENNNLPQYAHQALCDGAGCEREWIQLANQSDGIDWLEVR, from the coding sequence ATGCTGCGTTTCGCCTCGTTGGGTAGCGGTAGCAAAGGCAATGGGACGCTGATCGAGTCCGGCAAGACGCGGGTTTTGCTGGATTGTGGTTTTACCCTTGGCGAAACCGAGCGGCGTCTGTATCGGCTGGGATGTCCTCCCCAATCCCTGACCGCTATCTTGGTGACGCATGAGCACGGCGATCATGCCGTCGGCGTTGGGCGGCTTTCCCGGCGCTACCATCTTCCTGTCTGGCTGACAGTCGGCACTTGCCACGCCATGCGCGACACTCAGTTTTCCCGCACCCATTACGTCAATGTGCATCAGGAGATGGAAATCAACGATTTGCACATTACCCCCTTCCCGGTTCCCCATGATGCACGTGAGCCATGCCAGTTTGTTTTCAGTAATGGCAGTCATCGCTTGGGAGTCCTTACCGATGTGGGTAGCCATACCCCGCTGATTATCCAGATGCTACAAAAGTTGGATGCCCTGATGCTGGAGTGTAATTACGACGCGGCCATGCTGGCCAACGGCCCTTATCCGCCGTCGTTGAAAGCACGGGTTGCCGGGCGCTATGGCCACTTGGACAATAAACAATCCACACATCTTCTGGAACAAATTGATTTGAGTGGTTTGCAACACCTGGTTGGTATGCACTTGAGCGAAAATAACAACCTTCCCCAGTACGCGCACCAGGCATTGTGTGATGGGGCTGGTTGCGAGCGGGAGTGGATTCAGCTTGCAAATCAAAGTGATGGCATTGACTGGCTGGAAGTCCGCTAA
- a CDS encoding YifB family Mg chelatase-like AAA ATPase: MSLAIVFSRTNSGLDAPLVSVEVHLANGLPSFSIVGLPETAVKESRDRVRAALTNSGFSFPVRRITVNLAPADIPKDGGRFDLPIAIGMLAASNQLPTERLQEYEFIGELSLGGQLRPVRGVLPTAFAALQAGRALIVPQENAAEASLIQGLKVYPASTISEVVDHLHGDEPLVRWEQEIETAETTYPFDLSDVKGQFMARRALEIAAAGGHNLLMVGPPGTGKTMLANRLATILPPLSEEEALESAAIASISHHGFDASRWGQRPVREPHHTSSGVALVGGGSQVRPGEISLAHHGVLFLDELTEFDRSVLDVLREPLETGRITLSRAARQATYPANFQLVAAMNPCPQGRACDLRDNCECTPERQRKHRSRISAPFLDRIDLQIEVPRVRHEDLQSLKGGESSAEVRQRVEAARYRQQQRQGKINNALNGRDIDKHCLLTDKDQALLNNAMERFKLSARAYHRILKVARTIADLAESGEIRTAHLTEALSYRALDRLAAI, encoded by the coding sequence ATGAGCCTTGCAATCGTTTTTAGCCGCACCAACAGCGGGCTGGATGCACCACTGGTAAGCGTTGAAGTGCACTTGGCCAATGGCCTGCCCAGTTTTTCCATCGTCGGCCTGCCGGAAACGGCGGTGAAAGAAAGCCGCGACCGGGTACGCGCCGCCCTGACCAATTCCGGTTTCAGCTTTCCGGTACGGCGGATCACGGTTAACCTCGCCCCAGCGGACATTCCCAAGGATGGCGGACGTTTCGACCTGCCGATTGCCATCGGGATGCTGGCGGCGAGTAACCAGCTTCCCACCGAACGTTTGCAGGAATACGAATTCATCGGAGAGCTGTCACTCGGCGGGCAACTGCGCCCGGTGCGTGGCGTGCTGCCCACCGCTTTCGCCGCCCTGCAAGCCGGGCGCGCCCTGATCGTGCCACAGGAAAATGCCGCCGAAGCCAGCCTGATCCAAGGGCTGAAAGTTTACCCCGCCAGTACCATTAGCGAAGTGGTAGATCATTTGCACGGCGACGAGCCGCTGGTGCGCTGGGAACAGGAAATCGAAACAGCGGAAACTACCTACCCTTTCGACCTCAGTGATGTGAAGGGGCAATTCATGGCGCGGCGCGCGCTGGAAATTGCGGCAGCAGGGGGTCACAACCTGTTGATGGTCGGGCCACCTGGTACTGGTAAGACCATGCTGGCCAACCGCCTCGCCACCATCCTGCCACCGCTTTCCGAAGAAGAAGCGTTGGAATCCGCCGCGATTGCCTCCATCAGCCATCACGGTTTCGACGCCAGCCGCTGGGGGCAACGGCCAGTGCGCGAGCCGCACCATACCTCGTCCGGCGTGGCGCTAGTGGGCGGCGGTTCACAAGTCAGGCCGGGGGAAATTTCCCTCGCACATCACGGCGTGTTGTTTCTTGACGAATTGACAGAATTTGACAGGAGCGTGCTCGACGTATTGCGCGAGCCACTGGAAACCGGGCGCATCACCCTCTCCCGCGCCGCGCGGCAGGCAACCTACCCCGCCAACTTCCAGTTGGTGGCCGCCATGAACCCGTGCCCACAAGGCCGCGCCTGTGATTTGCGCGACAACTGCGAATGTACACCGGAACGCCAGCGCAAGCACCGCAGCCGCATTTCCGCCCCGTTTCTCGACCGCATTGACCTGCAAATCGAAGTGCCGAGGGTCAGGCACGAAGACCTGCAATCGCTCAAAGGCGGTGAAAGCAGCGCGGAAGTGCGCCAGCGGGTGGAAGCTGCCCGTTACCGCCAGCAGCAGCGTCAGGGCAAGATCAACAATGCCCTCAACGGGCGCGACATCGACAAACATTGCCTGCTGACCGACAAGGATCAGGCGTTGCTGAATAATGCAATGGAGCGTTTCAAACTGTCAGCGCGAGCCTACCACCGCATCCTCAAAGTGGCGCGCACCATTGCCGATCTGGCAGAAAGCGGGGAAATCCGCACCGCGCACCTGACCGAGGCGTTGAGTTACCGGGCGCTGGATCGGTTGGCGGCGATATAG
- a CDS encoding YfdX family protein — MNSNTPQPLANKLLAVSLAVLLGVTYSPYAAAEQAATATETAEHINFPGWENPFMGHIAYYSGQLLVQHLQAAQQALANGKVKEAKKALDAAKALAAGLREMMPFTVVVDQIKDTKGDLLASDSAIMVGDLVPIYKSLEQMALYAPQLAKSSSDKLKEVEAKARTGDKQAALNKLDETAKAITDTTVYMPVLYVSAQIDGARQSLKTDKPDIKTVQADISHALDSLTTTGAGAIFAKAKPDNL, encoded by the coding sequence ATGAACAGTAATACACCCCAACCCTTGGCCAACAAACTGCTCGCCGTCAGCCTGGCAGTATTACTGGGCGTAACCTATTCCCCCTACGCCGCTGCGGAACAAGCGGCAACGGCCACCGAAACCGCTGAACACATCAATTTCCCCGGTTGGGAAAACCCGTTCATGGGGCATATCGCCTACTACTCCGGCCAGTTGCTGGTTCAGCACCTGCAAGCTGCCCAACAAGCGCTGGCCAATGGGAAGGTGAAGGAGGCCAAAAAAGCTCTGGATGCCGCCAAGGCACTGGCCGCCGGTCTCCGCGAAATGATGCCGTTCACCGTGGTGGTGGATCAGATCAAGGATACCAAGGGTGATCTGCTGGCTTCCGATAGCGCCATCATGGTGGGCGACCTGGTTCCCATCTACAAAAGCCTGGAACAAATGGCATTGTATGCGCCACAACTGGCAAAAAGCAGCAGCGACAAACTGAAAGAAGTGGAAGCCAAAGCCCGCACCGGTGACAAGCAGGCAGCCCTTAACAAGCTGGATGAAACCGCCAAGGCGATTACCGATACCACCGTCTACATGCCGGTGCTGTATGTATCAGCCCAGATAGACGGTGCGCGCCAATCCCTGAAAACCGACAAGCCGGACATCAAGACAGTACAAGCTGATATCAGTCACGCGCTGGATAGCCTGACAACGACCGGGGCGGGCGCAATTTTTGCCAAAGCCAAACCTGACAACCTGTAA
- a CDS encoding ISAzo13-like element transposase-related protein, translating to MDCKATVNIGDYSRGGKTRGDNKAADHEMGCKEKYIPFGVLDEDSGQVYLTFGSSSKTSDFIVDSLCRVWEQMPSADKDACQCIQIKADNGPESSGIRTQFLKRMVEFANHTGKTVHLLYYPPYHSKYNPIERCWGILEQHWNGTQLKDAETLLEWAKTMTWKGINPMVEFSRKVYEKGVTLSKKAMEAVEARLERNAALPKWDILIRPVFG from the coding sequence ATGGACTGCAAGGCGACCGTCAACATCGGTGACTACTCACGGGGCGGGAAAACACGGGGTGACAATAAAGCCGCTGACCATGAGATGGGCTGCAAAGAGAAATACATCCCTTTTGGCGTACTGGATGAGGACAGTGGGCAGGTTTACCTGACCTTCGGCAGTTCCAGCAAAACCAGTGACTTCATCGTGGATTCCCTGTGCCGGGTATGGGAACAGATGCCTTCTGCTGACAAGGACGCCTGCCAGTGCATCCAGATCAAAGCGGACAATGGCCCGGAAAGCAGCGGGATCAGGACGCAATTCCTCAAGCGCATGGTGGAATTCGCCAACCATACCGGTAAGACAGTCCACCTGCTGTACTACCCGCCTTACCACAGCAAGTACAACCCGATTGAACGCTGCTGGGGGATTCTGGAACAACACTGGAACGGCACCCAGCTCAAGGATGCCGAAACCCTGCTGGAATGGGCAAAAACCATGACCTGGAAAGGCATCAACCCCATGGTCGAATTCAGTCGCAAGGTTTATGAGAAGGGTGTGACCCTCAGCAAAAAAGCTATGGAGGCTGTTGAGGCGAGGCTGGAAAGAAATGCTGCTTTACCAAAATGGGACATTCTGATTCGCCCTGTTTTTGGGTAA
- a CDS encoding ISAzo13-like element transposase-related protein, with the protein MPPEPQTANPILSESQIADLKLAASKMSGSTRRAFQADMSRKYCAGNARQTERCFGWGREGVQLGLEEQRSGMVCVGAQAAYCGQKRWEETQPEAAAALLALAEAHSQQDPTFRSSIAYTRLTAAEAIRQLQAMGFSGGQVPAPSTMARILNRNGYRLRKVEKAKPQKKFQKPTPSSPISRPTMGSLPMGGQTPEHGLQGDRQHR; encoded by the coding sequence ATGCCCCCCGAACCCCAAACAGCTAACCCGATCCTGAGTGAATCCCAGATAGCCGACCTGAAACTGGCGGCCTCGAAAATGTCTGGCAGCACCCGCCGTGCGTTCCAGGCGGACATGAGCCGGAAATATTGTGCAGGCAACGCCCGCCAGACTGAAAGGTGTTTTGGCTGGGGTCGGGAGGGGGTGCAGTTGGGTTTGGAGGAACAGCGCAGCGGCATGGTTTGCGTGGGTGCGCAGGCGGCGTATTGTGGCCAGAAGCGCTGGGAGGAAACCCAGCCGGAAGCGGCAGCCGCCTTGCTGGCGCTGGCGGAAGCACATAGCCAGCAAGACCCGACATTCCGCAGCAGCATCGCCTACACCCGCCTGACGGCGGCGGAAGCCATCCGGCAGTTACAGGCCATGGGTTTCAGCGGTGGACAAGTGCCCGCCCCCAGCACCATGGCGCGGATACTCAACCGGAATGGCTACCGCCTGCGCAAGGTGGAGAAAGCCAAGCCGCAAAAAAAATTCCAGAAACCGACGCCATCTTCGCCAATATCCAGGCCAACGATGGGCAGTTTGCCGATGGGCGGTCAAACGCCTGAGCATGGACTGCAAGGCGACCGTCAACATCGGTGA